A genomic window from Cucumis melo cultivar AY chromosome 8, USDA_Cmelo_AY_1.0, whole genome shotgun sequence includes:
- the LOC103486175 gene encoding amino acid permease 4-like — protein MAVLPVNDSASLDDDGHPKRTGTFWTASAHIITTVIGSGVLSLAWAIAQLGWIVGPSVMLLFAFIGYYTSCLLADCYRSGDPLNGKRNHTYMHAVRSLLGEAHMVACGVMQNINLIGITIGYTIASSISMMAIKRSNCFHSSGGKNPCHISSNPFMVSFGVVEIILSQIPNFDQIWWLSTLAAIMSFTYSFIGLSLGIAKVAESGRFKGTISGVSVGTISKTEKKLRSFQALGDIAFAYSFAIVLIEIQDTIKCPPSEAKTMKKATTFSIILTTLFYLLCGCMGYAAFGNNAPGNLLTGFGFYNPFWLIDIANVAIVVHLVGAYQVLSQPIFAFVEKKAAQAWPDSPFINKDYKLSISSSRLYNINLFRLFWRTLFVCFTTTIAMLIPFFNDIVGIIGALQFWPLTVYFPIQMYIVQKKIPQWSVKWICVQTMSVGCLLVSLAAAVGSISGVMLDLKVYKPFKTMY, from the exons ATGGCCGTACTTCCCGTCAACGACTCCGCTAGCTTGGACGATGATGGACACCCAAAACGAACCG gtaCGTTTTGGACGGCAAGTGCTCACATAATCACTACGGTTATTGGTTCGGGTGTGTTGTCGTTGGCATGGGCGATTGCTCAGCTAGGGTGGATTGTGGGTCCCTCCGTCATGTTGTTGTTCGCCTTCATCGGTTACTACACCTCATGTTTGCTCGCCGACTGCTATCGCTCCGGTGATCCTCTTAATGGCAAGAGAAACCATACTTACATGCATGCAGTTCGCTCCCTCCTTG GTGAAGCTCATATGGTGGCATGTGGAGTAATGCAGAACATAAACTTGATCGGAATAACAATTGGATATACGATTGCGTCGTCAATCAGTATGAT GGCAATTAAAAGGTCAAATTGCTTTCATAGTAGTGGTGGAAAAAATCCATGTCATATTTCAAGCAACCCATTCATGGTGTCTTTTGGAGTTGTTGAAATAATTCTGTCTCAAATTCCAAATTTTGATCAGATTTGGTGGCTCTCTACGCTGGCTGCTATCATGTCTTTTACATATTCTTTCATTGGCCTTTCCCTTGGAATAGCCAAAGTGGCAG AAAGTGGGAGATTTAAAGGAACAATTAGTGGAGTAAGTGTGGGAACAATAAGTAAAACcgaaaaaaaattgagaagtTTTCAAGCACTTGGGGATATTGCTTTCGCTTATTCTTTTGCAATTGTCCTTATTGAAATTcag GACACAATAAAATGTCCACCATCAGAAGCGAAGACAATGAAGAAAGCAACAACTTTCAGCATTATATTGACCACCTTATTCTACCTACTATGCGGATGCATGGGTTATGCAGCATTTGGCAACAATGCCCCAGGCAATCTCTTAACTGGCTTTGGCTTCTACAATCCCTTTTGGCTCATCGACATAGCCAATGTCGCCATCGTTGTTCACCTTGTGGGCGCCTACCAAGTCCTTAGCCAACCCATCTTCGCCTTTGTGGAGAAGAAGGCTGCCCAAGCATGGCCCGACTCACCCTTCATCAATAAAGACTACAAGCTCTCTATCTCCTCTTCTCGCTTATACAACATCAACCTCTTTCGACTTTTTTGGAGAACCCTTTTCGTCTGCTTCACCACCACCATTGCTATGTTAATCCCTTTCTTCAACGACATCGTTGGAATTATTGGGGCTCTCCAATTCTGGCCCTTAACTGTCTATTTTCCTATTCAGATGTATATTGTCCAGAAAAAGATACCTCAATGGAGTGTCAAGTGGATTTGTGTTCAAACTATGAGCGTCGGATGCCTTTTGGTCTCTCTTGCTGCTGCTGTTGGCTCTATAAGTGGTGTCATGCTTGATCTTAAGGTTTATAAGCCTTTCAAGACAATgtattga